From a region of the Clupea harengus chromosome 9, Ch_v2.0.2, whole genome shotgun sequence genome:
- the slitrk3a gene encoding SLIT and NTRK-like protein 3, with protein sequence MLWVTLLSTIALGWTTPIPMLDDSEEVDEPCFDPCYCEVKEGIFHVHCDSKGFTNVSQISQSWTRPFKLNLQRNSMRKLYFNSFLHLNNAISLNLGNNALQDIHVGAFNGLSILKKLFLHENKLEVFRNDTFLGLESLEYLQADYNVIKRIESGAFRHLHKLRVLILNDNLIPVLPNMLFRSASLTHLDLRGNRLKILPYKGTLEFIGRTLMEIQLEENPWNCVCEIVQLKTWLERIPYTALVGDITCEHPFHLHGKDLREIKQSELCPLLSEAEVEAKLGIPKIPFSNENTWPTKPSSMLSSFHNTASSVEYKERPVKPTKRPKPTKTPPTPRSIYPGPNQPPMAGYQTRPPIPIICPAGCICNLHINDLGLTVNCKEKAFHNISELLPRPLNAKKLYLSGNLIQKIYRSDFWNFSSLDLLHLGNNRISYVQEGAFINLPNLKSLYLNGNDIEKLTPGMFRGLQTLSYLYFEYNVIREIQPAAFSLMPNLQLVFLNDNLLRTLPVDAFAGTSLARLNLRNNYFLHLPVSGVLEHLHSIVQIDLHQNPWDCSCDIIPLKQWMEKLSSVIVVGEVICKTPNFVFGKDLRSLDAEVICPELKFTAPSAASPNDITSTSTFGLGYAPATGAVPLSVLILSLLILFISSVFVAAGLFAFVLRRRKKLPFRKRQEVDLTGIQMQCRIFEERQTASPEKPPGHVYDYIPHPVTQMCNNPIYKPREGEGEEQFAETKENNSNYRTLLEKEKEWTMALSNSQLNTIVTVNQAGEIASFHENGGLCPTVIDSQRPTPTVGFVDCLYGTVPKLKDMHVAHAHPPGMQYPDLQQDARLKETFLFTAGKGFPDPTQSEYLELRAKLQTKPDYLEVLEKSYRF encoded by the coding sequence ATGCTGTGGGTTACCCTGCTAAGCACAATAGCTTTAGGATGGACTACGCCGATCCCCATGCTGGACGACTCAGAGGAGGTAGACGAGCCTTGCTTTGACCCCTGCTACTGTGAAGTGAAGGAGGGCATTTTCCACGTTCACTGCGACAGCAAAGGATTTACAAATGTCAGTCAAATATCCCAATCATGGACGAGGCCCTTCAAGCTCAACCTACAAAGAAACTCGATGCGCAAGTTGTACTTTAACAGCTTCCTGCATCTAAACAACGCCATATCACTTAACCTTGGAAACAACGCGTTACAGGACATTCATGTTGGTGCGTTCAATGGTCTGAGCATtttgaaaaagcttttcctgCACGAAAATAAACTGGAGGTGTTCAGAAACGATACTTTCTTGGGCCTGGAAAGCCTAGAGTACCTCCAGGCTGATTATAACGTAATTAAAAGAATAGAGAGCGGGGCATTTAGGCACCTGCACAAACTCAGAGTGCTGATTTTGAATGACAATTTGATACCCGTTCTACCCAATATGTTATTCAGGTCTGCCTCTCTCACGCACCTTGACCTACGCGGTAACCGGTTAAAGATTCTGCCTTACAAGGGCACGCTGGAGTTCATTGGCCGCACTCTCATGGAGATCCAATTAGAAGAAAACccgtggaactgtgtgtgtgagattgtgcaGCTTAAAACGTGGCTTGAACGTATTCCTTATACAGCGTTGGTTGGTGATATAACGTGCGAGCACCCCTTTCACCTCCATGGCAAGGACCTACGCGAGATTAAACAAAGTGAGCTGTGTCCCTTGCTGTCAGAGGCTGAAGTGGAGGCTAAACTTGGCATCCCCAAAATACCGTTCAGTAACGAGAACACGTGGCCCACCAAACCCTCATCAATGCTGTCTTCATTTCACAACACTGCCTCGTCGGTGGAGTACAAAGAGAGACCCGTAAAGCCAACAAAACGACCCAAACCCACCAAAACTCCACCGACTCCACGCAGTATTTACCCCGGGCCAAATCAGCCACCTATGGCTGGTTATCAGACAAGACCGCCCATTCCTATCATCTGCCCAGCGGGATGTATCTGCAATTTACACATCAATGATTTAGGGCTCACCGTCAATTGTAAAGAGAAAGCCTTTCATAACATATCTGAACTGTTGCCGCGTCCATTAAATGCCAAGAAACTGTACCTGAGTGGAAACTTAATACAGAAAATTTACAGATCAGATTTCTGGAATTTTTCCAGTTTGGATTTACTACACCTGGGTAACAACCGGATATCATACGTTCAAGAGGGTGCATTCATTAACCTGCCTAACTTGAAAAGCCTATATTTAAATGGCAACGACATCGAGAAGCTAACTCCGGGCATGTTTCGTGGACTTCAGACTCTGAGTTACTTGTACTTTGAGTACAACGTTATACGAGAGATTCAGCCTGCCGCATTCAGCCTGATGCCGAATTTGCAGCTGGTCTTTCTGAATGACAACCTGCTGCGCACGCTGCCCGTTGATGCTTTCGCTGGCACCTCGCTGGCCAGGCTCAACCTGCGCAACAACTACTTCCTCCACCTGCCAGTCAGCGGGGTCCTGGAGCATCTGCACTCCATTGTCCAGATTGACCTACACCAGAACCCGTGGGACTGTTCCTGTGACATCATCCCGCTCAAGCAGTGGATGGAGAAGCTGAGCTCTGTCATTGTCGTCGGGGAGGTGATCTGCAAGACGCCCAACTTCGTTTTCGGGAAGGATCTGCGCTCCCTCGACGCCGAGGTCATCTGCCCCGAGCTGAAGTTCACGGCTCCCTCCGCCGCTTCTCCCAACGACATTACATCCACCAGCACTTTCGGATTAGGATACGCCCCAGCAACTGGCGCTGTCCCTCTCTCGGTGCTGATTCTGAGTCTTTTGATACTGTTTAtctcttctgtgtttgtggctgCTGGTCTGTTCGCCTTCGTCCTAAGAAGACGGAAGAAACTGCCCTTCAGAAAGCGACAGGAGGTGGACCTGACCGGCATCCAGATGCAGTGTAGGATATTTGAAGAGCGGCAGACAGCCTCGCCAGAGAAACCGCCCGGCCATGTTTATGACTACATCCCCCATCCCGTTACACAGATGTGCAACAACCCCATATACAAAccacgagagggagagggcgaaGAGCAGTTTGCAGAGACCAAGGAAAACAACAGCAATTATCGAACTCTgcttgagaaggagaaagaatgGACGATGGCTCTGTCCAATTCTCAGCTCAACACCATCGTCACCGTCAATCAGGCGGGTGAAATAGCGAGTTTTCACGAAAACGGGGGGCTTTGCCCCACAGTAATAGACAGCCAGAGACCTACCCCTACGGTGGGGTTTGTAGACTGCCTTTATGGCACAGTTCCTAAATTAAAGGACATGCACGTTGCGCACGCACACCCCCCAGGAATGCAATATCCCGATTTACAGCAAGACGCCAGattaaaagaaacatttcttttcacCGCGGGTAAAGGATTTCCCGACCCGACCCAAAGCGAATACCTCGAGTTAAGGGCCAAACTCCAAACCAAGCCGGATTACCTCGAAGTGTTGGAGAAATCATACCGATTCTAA